The genomic region CCGCCGGTGGGCCGGGCTCGCGGTGCTCAGCGCCAGCCTGCTGGTGGTCGTGATGGACATGACCATCCTCAACCTGGCCCTGCCCTCCATCACCCGCGACCTCGAGCCCGGCTCCGTCGAGCTGCTCTGGATGGTCGACGCCTACCCGCTGGCGCTGGCCGGGCTGCTGGTCACCGCCAGCGTGCTCGCCGACCGGTGGGGACGCCGTCGGATGCTGATGGGCGGCTTCGCCGTCTTCGCGCTGGCCTCCCTGGGTGCCCTCGTGGTGACCGGGCCGCTGGGCCTGATCGCGGTCCGCGCCCTGCTCGGCGTCGGCGGCGCGATGATCATGCCGACCACGCTGTCGCTGGTGCGCACGCTCTTCACCGACCCGCGCGAGCGGGCCACCGCCCTCGGGGTGTGGGGATCGACCGCGGCCGTGGGTGCCGCGCTGGGTCCGATCGCCGGCGGGGTGCTGCTCGAGCACTGGAGCTGGCCGGCCGCGTTCCTGGTCAACGTGCCCGTCATGGCCGCGGCCCTGGTGGCCGCCGCACTGCTGCTGCCCGAGAGCCGCTCGGCCGAGCCGGGGGTCCTCGACCCCGCCTCGGTCGTCCTGTCGGTGCTGGGCATGGTCGGGTTCGTGTACGCCGTCAAGCAGCTCGCCGAGGACGGCCTCGAGGCGCTGCCGCTCGCGGCGCTCCTGCTGGCCCTCGCCCTGCTCGTCCTCTTCGCCCGCCGCAACCTGGCCCTGGCCCACCCGATGCTCGAGGTGCGGCTGCTGGGCCAGCGCAGCTTCAGCGCGGGCGTGCTGACCGCGCTGGCCACCAGCATCGCGATGGCGGCGCTGTTCCTGCTGGTCAGCCAGTGGCTGCAGCTGGTGCAGGGCTGGTCGCCGCTGCAGTCGGGCCTGGCCCTGCTCCCCGCCGCGGTCACCGGCGTGCTGGCCGGCCCCTTCGCACCCGCGGTGGCCGCGCGCACCGGCGCCCGCGCGGTGCTCGTGGGCGGTCTGGTCTCGGGCGGCCTGGGCTTCGCGCTCATCGGAGTCCTGCCCCAGCCCCTGCCGTACGCCGGTGTCGCCGTCGGGCTGGGCCTCGTGGGGCTGGGCACCGCCTCGCTCGCGGTCGCCTCGGCGGTCATCATGTCGGCGGCCCCGGCCGACCAGGCCGGCAGCGCCGCCGCGATCGAGGAGTCCAGCTACGAGATCGGCGCGGTGCTCGGCGTCGCCGTGCTGGGCAGCCTCGCCGCGGCGGTCTACCGGGCCGGGCTGCCGGTGGGCGGTCTCGACACCCTGTCGCCGGCCGACGCGGCGGCCGCGCGCGAGTCGGTCGGCGGAGCCGTCGAGATCTCCGTGCGGTCGGGGCCCGACGGGGCCGCGCTGCTGGTCGCGGCGCAGGAGGCTTTCACCGAGGCGCTGGCCGTGACCGGGCTCGCCGGAGGCGCGCTGATGCTGGTGGCGGCGCTGGTCGTGGCGCGGCTCGCGCCCCGCGACCTCGACGTCTCCGCCGGGCACTGACGAGCAGCCCGGCGCCCGTCAGCCCCGGCACCCCCGGCAGCCCTCCTAGCCGAAGAAGACCTCGGCCTCGGCGTACTCGGCGGGGCTGACGGTCTTGAGCTCGCCGGTGCCCTCGTGCAGCGGCACCCGGTCGATGCGGGTGCCGCGCAGCGCCATCATGGTGCCGAAGTCGCCGTCGGCGACGGCGTCGGCGGCCTGCAGCCCGAAGCGGGTGGCCAGCCAGCGGTCGAAGGCGGTGGGGGTGCCGCCCCGCTGGATGTGGCCCAGCACGACCGCGCGGGCCTCCTTGCCGGTGCGCTGCTCGATCTCGTGGGCCAGCCGGTCGCCGATGCCGCCGAGGCGCACGTGGCCGAACGAGTCCTTCTCCCCCGACGAAAGCGTCATGTCGCCGCCGTCCTTGGGCACCGCTCCCTCGGAGACCACGACGATGGGGGCGTACTCGCTCTCGAAGCGGGTCTGCACGTGGTCGCAGACCGCGTCGATGTCGAAGGGCTGCTCGGGGATCAGGATCGCGCTCGCGCCGCCGGCCATGCCCGAGTGCAGGGCGATCCAGCCCGCGTGGCGGCCCATCACCTCGACGACCAGCACCCGGTGGTGCGACTCCGCGGTGGTGTGCAGCCGGTCGATCGCGTCGGTGGCGATGTTGACGGCCGTGTCGAAGCCGAAGGTGAAGTCGGTGCCCGACAGGTCGTTGTCGATGGTCTTGGGCACGCCCACCACCGAGACGCCCGCGTCGGCGAGCTTGGTGGCCACGCCCAGCGTGTCCTCGCCGCCGATGGCCACGAGCGCGTCGACGCCGTCGCTGGCCAGGTTGGCGCGGATCCGCTCCACGCCGTCGTCGATGGCGAACGGGTTGGTGCGCGAGGAGCCGAGGATGGTGCCGCCGCGGGGCAGGATGCCGCGGCACTCCTCGATGCCCAGCGGCATGGTCAGGCCCTCCAGGGGCCCCTTCCAGCCGTCGCGGTAGCCGATCAGCTCGAACCCGTGGTCACGGACCCCACGGCGCACGACGGCACGGATCACGGCGTTGAGGCCGGGGCAGTCCCCGCCTCCGGTCAGGACTCCGACTCGCATGCCCCGACCCTAGTCGTGCCGGGCTCAGCCCACCATCACCTCGTCGGCCCGGGCCGCCACCCGCTCGTCGGCCAGCGGCAGCACCCGGCCCAGTCGCAGCGCCACCAGCGCACCGACCACCGCGACCCCGCTGAGCGCCGCCCAGATCGGCCACTCGCCCCGGGCCAGCAGCCACGCGAAGCTGATCGGCGCCACGGTCGCCGCGACGTTCCACGACAGCTGCACCAGCGAGAGGTAGCGACCGCGCAGGTGCTCGGGCGCGGCCTCGGCCGACAGCGCACCGTGCACCGGGCCCCCGAGCAGCTCCCCGACGGTGTAGACCACCGAGCCGAGGAGCAGCGCGACCACCGCGAGGCCCACCGGCAGCGCGCCGGCCAGCAGCATGGCGGCGTACCCGAGCACGAACGTGACGTGGGCCAGCAGCAGCACCCGCCAGCGGCGCACGCCCGTCATCGCGCGCACCACCAGGCCCTGCCCCAGCCCGACCAGCACCGTGTTGAGGGTGAAGACCACGCCCGTCACCCAGCCCGGCAGCCCCAGCACCGTGGTGGCGTAGACCGGCAGCGCGACGCTGAGCACCATCATCGCCAGGGCGAAGGTGAGCTGGCCGAGCACCAGCAGCCGGTAGGGCCGGTCGCGCAGCACCGTGGCCCACGAGCCTGGCTCGGGCCGGTGCCCGACCGAGGCGGCGGGCGGCACCGAGAGCAGCAGCACGAAGGCGGCGGCGTACGACGCGGCGTTGACCAGCACGATGGCGGCGTACGCCGACGGCGTGCCGACGGTGATGGCGAGCCCGGCCGCCAGCCCGCCGACCGCGAAGCCGACGTTGCGCAGCGCCCCCAGGAAGCCGAACCAGCGCTCGCGCTCGCCGGGGCGCGAGATGGCCGCGACGATGGTGCCGTAGGAGCCCCAGAAGGCGGTGCGGCCCAGCGAGACCACCACGGTCCACACGACGACGGCGCCGAACGACTCGGTGGCCAGGTAGGCCACGAAGCCCAGGCCCTGCAGGGCGTTGCCGGCCAGCAGCACCGACTTCGCGCCGAAGCGGTCGACCACCCCGCCCAGCAGCGGCCCGACGGGCAGCGCGATCAGCGAGGCCAGCGACAGGGCCGCGCCGACCTGCACCAGGTCGAGGTCGGTCGTGGCCAGGAAGTAGAGCACCAGCACCGGCATGAACACGCCGCTGCCGACCGCGTCGATGGCGATGGCGGTCACGAAGCGGCGGTGGTCCCCGAGAGAGGGCCAGCCCAGGCGCTCGGCCCAGGAGGTCGTGTGCGGCACGCGTGGCATCCTCACAGCCCGGTACGGCACCCGGGGACCTGTTCCAGGATCGCTACAGTCCCGGCATGACCTTCTCGATCGTGGCCCGCTCCGCCGACGGTGAGTCCTGGGGGGTGGCGGTGGCCTCGAAGTTCCTGGCCGTCGGCAGTGCCGTCCCGGCCGCCGTGGCGCAGGTGGGCGCCATCGCCACCCAGGCCGACGCCAACGTGGCGTTCAAGGGGCTGGCCCTCTCGCACCTCGACGAGGGCGCCACCGCCGCCGTCGCCCTCGAGCGGCTGCTCGAGGAGGACGACGGCCGCGACCACCGCCAGGTCGGCATCGTCGACGTCGACGGCGGGGCGGCGACGTACACCGGCCCGGCCTGCCTCGACTGGGCGGGCGGTCGCAGCGGCGAGGGCTACGCGCTGCAGGGCAACGTGCTGGCGGGCGAGGAGGTGCTCGAGGCGATGGAGCGGGCCTTCCTCGGCTCCGACCCCGGGGCCCCGCTGGGCACCCGGCTCCTCGCCGCGCTGCACGCCGGCGACCGTGCCGGGGGCGACCGCCGCGGGCGGCAGTCGGCGGCGCTGCTGGTGGTGCGCGACGAGGCCGGCTACGGCGGGCTCGACGACATCGAGGTCGACCTGCGCGTCGACGACCACACCGACCCCGTGGTCGAGCTCGCCCGGCTGCTCGACCTCAACGAGCTCTACCTGACCGCCTCCACCGAGGAGGAGCAGGTGCCGGTCACCGCCGAGCTGCAGGCCGAGCTCGAGCGCTTCGCCGCCGACGCCGGCCACCGCGACTTCCACGCCTGGGTCGGCACCGAGAACTACGAGATGCGGGTCGCGCCCGACCTGTCCTGGATCGACCGGCGCATCCTGGCGGTGGTGCGCGGCGGCGCCGCGTGACCACCTGCGTGCTGGCGGTCCACGCCGGCACCACCGGCGTCGCGGCCGCGGCCGTCGACGCCGCCGGCACCGTCCGGGCCCGGGGTCACCACGAGCTGGCGCAGCACCGGCCCGCGGCGGGGCAGGTCGAGCACGCCCCCGACGAGATCTGGCAGGCGGTGCTGGGCGCGGTCCGCGGGGTGCTGGGCCACGTCGACGCCTCGGGGCTGGGCTCGGTCGCGATCACCAACCAGCGCGACACGGTGCTGCTGTGGGACCGCGAGACGCTGGGCTCCCCGCGGCCGACGGTGGCCGGGCAGGACCGGCGTACGACGCAGGTGTGCGCGGCGCTGCGCGAGGCGGGCCACGAGGCCCGGGTCGAGGAGCTGACGGGCCAGGGCCTCGAGCCCGGTCGAGCCGCTCCCGCCCTGGCCTGGCTGGCCGAGCACGAGCCGCGCACCTGGGCGCTGGTCGAGGAGGGCCGCTACGCCGTCGGCACGGTCGACTCCTACCTGGTGGCGCGGATGACCCGCGGCCTCGAGCACGTCACCGACGTCTCCAACGCCGCGCGCACGCTCCTGCACGACCTCGAGGGCGGCGGCTGGTCGGGCGAGCTGTGCTCGCTCTTCGGGGTGCCCGTGGACGCGCTGCCCGAGCTCGTGCCCAGCTGGGGCGGGGCCGCCACCACCGACCCGCGCGCCTTCCTGGGGCTGTCGCTGCCCGTCGCCGCCCTCGTCGCCGACCGGTCCGCGGCGCACCTCGGCCTGGGCTGCCTCGACGCCGGCGACGCCTCGTGGGACGACGCCGCGTCGAGCCTGCTGGTCACCACCGACCGGCGCCCGGTGCGCACCGCGCAGGTGCTCACCACCGCCGCGTGGCGCTCCCCCGACGGCGCCGACACCTTCGCGCTGGAGGTCGCGTCGGGCGTCGACAGGTCCTCGGAGTGGCTGCCCGGCGTGCGCGAGGCGGCCCCCGAGCTCGCCTCGCTGCGCGTCGAGGACGGCGTCGACGACCGGCTCTGCCACGACCTGGGCGAACGGCTGGGTCTCGACGTGCGCCGCGCGAGCGCGCCCGACGCCACCCTGCGCGGCGCGGCCCTCCTCGCCCTGCGCCCCCGCTGACCCGGCCCAATCTTCGCGCTGACCCGGCCCAGACTTCGCACTGACCCGGCCCAGACTTCGCACTGAGTCGGCCCGGATCTCATCTCCGGCACCACCGGGATCCCGATGGGTCCGGGGCCCGCCTTCATCCGAGGGCCAGGCCGCCGGGTCGGCTGGAAGTTCAGGCCGGGTGGGCGGGAGATTCAGGCCGGGTCGAGGGGAAGTTCGGGCCGGGTGGGCGGGAGACATGGGCCGGGTCAGGGGTCGAGGGCGGTGAGAGCGGCGGCGGCGCGGTCGCGCTCGGCCTGGGCGTCCTCGAGGGCCGCCTGCGCCTCGTCACGCTCCTCCTCCGCCTCGCCCAGCTCCTCCTCGACCTCGTCGCTGGTCGACTCCAGCTCGGCGAGGCGCCGGCGCAGCTCGTCGATCTCCGACTGCACCTGCAGGCTGCGCGCCTCCAGCTCCTCCACCCGCTGCCCGGCCTCCTCGCGGGAGCCGCGGGCCACGACCAGCTCCTCGTCGGCGGCGTCGAGCTCGTCCTGGGCGGCGGCGCGGGCCTTCGCGGCCGCCTCCGGGTCCGGTACGACGCGCAGCTCGGGTCGCGGGGGCGCCTCGGGCGGGGCTGCGGCCGGGGCCTCGAAGCCGAGCGCCTGCGGCAGCGCGAGCGCCCCGGCGACGTCGACGTCGCCCATGCCGGTGGTCTCCAGCGGCGCCACCAGCAGCCCGCTGCGCACGGCCTGGGCGCACTCGGCGTCGACCATCGCGGCCGTGAGCGTGGCCTGCACCTGCTCGGCGACGGCCTCGGTGACCCGCAGGCCGTGCTCGCGGGCCAGGCCTCGCGCGGTCGTGGTGACCGCCGCGGTCAGCTGGCGGCGCTGCCGGGTCAGGGTGCGCAGCTCGTCGGCCGACATCGCCGCCTGCGCCTCGCGCAGCGCGGCGCCCACCGAGAGCACCTGCTCGACCTGCTCGGTCTCGTGGCGCACCAGCAGGTCGACGACCCACGCGGCGGTGGTCGGCTTGCGCAGGGCCTTGAGGTCGCGGGCCAGGTCGGTGCCGCGGTGCTGCTTGACCAGGGCGTCGCGGGCGGCGGTGAACTCGCCCAGCGGCAGCGAGTAGAGCCGCTCGGCGAGGTCGAGCAGCCCGGCACCGTCGCCCGGCTCGTCCCCGGTCTCCTCACTCATCGTCGTCGAGGCCACGCTCGATCGCCCACCGGGTGAGCTCGACGCGGTTGTGCATCTGCAGCTTGCGCAGCGTGTTCTGCACGTGGTTCTGCACCGTGCGGTGCGAGAGCACCAGCCGCTCGGCGATCTGCTTGTAGGACCAGCCCTTCGCGACCATCCGCAGCACCTCGGTCTCGCGCTCGGTCAGCTCGGGGTGCCCGTCGGCGGGGTCGTCGGCAGGGGTGTCGGAGAGCCGGCGGTACTCCCCCAGCACGAGCCCGGCCAGGCCCGGGGTGAAGACGGGGTCGCCGGCGGCGACGGCAGCGACCGCCGCCAGCAGCTCGGCCCGCGAGGCCGACTTGACCAGGTAGCCGGTGGCGCCGGCCTTGACCGCGGCCAGCACGTCGGCCTGCTCGCCCGACGCGGAGAGGATCAGCACCCGTGCCGACGGGTCGACGCGCAGCACCTCGGCGGCGACCTCGACGCCCGAGGGTCCCGGGATCTGCAGGTCGAGGACGACCACCTGGGGCCGGGCGGCCGGGAACCGCGCCAGCGCCTCGTCGCCGGTGGCCGCCACCGCGACCACCTGGTGGCCGGCGGCGGCCAGGTCGCGCTCGACCGCGTCGCGCCACATCGGGTGGTCGTCGACCACCATCACGCGGAGGGCCGCGGCGGACCCGGTGGACCCGGTGGACCCGGTGGATTCTGAGTCGAGCGGTGTGACCTCGGTCATGGCGCCGACCCTATGCCGGTCCGGGGGTCGATCCCTGGCCCGACCCCGCACCGGACCCCGGGGCCGGCCCCGCGCCGAGCCGCAGGTAGCGCCCCCGGCGGTGGCCCAGCGCCCCGCCGGGGCCGTCGTCGTCGCCGACCGCCACGTGCGCCAGCCGGCAGGTGACCTCGAGCGACCAGCCGACCTCGCGCCGGCCGACCAGCTCGACCCCGGCCCAGGTGGGCGCCGAGAGCAGCCGCGGCCCCCACCCGGTCTGCTCGAAGTCGGCCAGCCGCCACGGTCCGCCGGGGGCGGGGGCGGTGCCGGCGAACGCGTCGGCCAGGTAGCGGTGCTCCCAGGCCAGCAGCGAGACGACCGCGCGGCCGGTGTCGAGCAGCGTTCCGGTCAGGTCGGCGTCGGGGTCGAGCAGCGCGAGCAGGCCGGGCTCCTCGCCGTGGGCCAGCATCAACGAGGTGACGGTCAGCCCGTCGCGCAGCGCGCCCTCGCCGGCGGCCCACAGGCTGACGGCGCCGCCGAGCCGGCCGCGGAGGCGGCGTACGGGGTCGGGATCGGGGTCGGCGAAGGGGTGCGAGTCGTGGATGGTCACCGCGGCACCACCAGCTCCCACTCGGTGCCGAGGCCACCGGTGCTCAGGGTAGCGGTGCCGCCCAGGTCGTCGAGACGGCCGCGCACCGAGCCGCTGACGCCGAGCCGGCCCTCGGCGACCGCCTCGTCGAGTCGACCCTCGGGGATGCCGGGTCCCTCGTCGCGCACCGACACCTCGACCCGGTCGGGCAGCGCCTCGAGCAGCACCCACGAGCGCGGGGGCGCGCCGTCGGCGGCGGCCGGCACGTGCCGGGCCACGTTGTCGAGGCACGCACCCACCGCGGCCACGAGCTCGACGACCGCGTGCGCGTCGAGGGGCACCGGCTCGGCCGGCACCGCCACCTCGACACCGGGTCGACGTCCCAGCGCGACCAGCTCGGAGGCCAGGTCGAGCACCCGCAGTCCGCCGGCACTCCCCGCGCTGGCGGGGCCTGCGGTCCCGGCCACCCCGGCCGCGTCCTGGCTGCGGATCAGCCCGCGCAGCACGTCCTCCTGCTCACCGGCCAGCCGCGCCAGCTCCTCGCCCTGGCCGCCCAGCTCGTGGCCACGGCGCTGGACCAGCGCCAGCACCTGCAGCACCCCGTCGTGCACCGCCCGGGCCAGCCGGGTGCGCTCGGCCGCGGTGGCGGCGGCCCGCTCGGCGCGGTCGCGCTCAACGGCCATCTGCTGCAGCGACCCGGCCATGTAGCCGACCACGGGGCCCCCGATGAGCAGCAGGAAGACGTTGCCGTAGACGGCCTGGCTGACGTCCTGGCGCACCGCCAGGTCGGTGCCGGCCAGCACCAGCGCCGCCACGAGCCCACCCTGCCAGCGCAGGTGCACCGCCCAGGCCAGCAGCGCGGTCATCACCCAGAAGCCGGGCACCGAGGCGTTGAAGTCGGGCCCCTTGACCAGCGGGCTGCTCACCAGCGCCACGACCGCGATGGCGAGGTCGGTGCCCAGCAGTGCCCAGCCGCGCCGGGCGTGGTCGGCGTAGAAGTGCCCGGCCAGCACGGTCCAGACCGCGAGCGAGGCGACCACACCGAGGCCCAGCACGGGGCGGTCGAAGTTGTCGTAGCGGTAGACGTTGAGCGCCACCGTGTTGGCCAGCACCACCCAGCGCAGCCAGGCCAGGGCCTGGAAGAGCCGGTCCTCGACGGCCACGGCCGCCGGGTGGTCGGGATCGGCCGCGCCGGGCCGGGTGCGGCCGGGCAGTGCCGCACGGAGCCGGGTCAGGACGCCTTCTTCTGCTCGCCCGCCGACTGCGCCGCGGCGGCGGCGTCGGCCTTCTTCGACTCCTCCTTGGCGCGGGCGGCGTACATGTCGACGTACTCCTGGCCCGAGAGGCGCATGATCTCGTACATGATCTCGTCGGTGATCGAGCGCAGGATGTAGCGGTCGTTCTCGAGGCCCTCGTAGCGCGAGAAGTCCAGGGGCTTGCCGAAGCGCACCACGGGCCGGGTGACGGTGCCGAACTTCTTGCCCGGCGGGGCCACCACGTCGGTGCCGACGACGGCCACCGGGACCACCGGGACGCCGCTCTCGAGCGCCAGGCGCGCCACCCCGGTCTTGCCGCGGTAGAGCTTGCCGTCGTGGGAGCGGGTGCCCTCGGGGTAGATGCCGAAGAGGCCGCCCTCGCCCAGCACCCGCTTGGCCGAGAGCAGCGCACCGGCCGCCGCGTCGGCGCCGGAGCGGTCGATGGGCACCTGGCCCGAGCCGGAGAAGAACGTCTTCTGCAGCCAGCCCTTGAGACCGGTGCCGGTGAAGTACTCGGCCTTGGCCACGAAGGTGACCCGGCGCGAGAGCGTGAGCGGCATGAACAGCCAGTCGGCGTACGAGAGGTGGTTGCTGGCCAGGATGGCCGGACCGTTCTCGGGCACGTGCTCGGCGCCCTCGACCTGGGGCCGGAAGACCACGCGCAGCAGCGGCCCGATGGCCACCCACTTGAGGAACCAGTAGAACACCGAGACGACCCTCCCCGACCACGTACGACGACTGCCGCTGGGGACTCCTGCGGCGCGCACCAGCCTAGGGCATGATCTCGCGCATGACTCCTGCGTCGGCCCCGCCCGTGCACCCGCTGGCCGCCCCCCTCGCCACCGACCCCGACCCGTCGCTGACCGGCGACCGGCGCGTCGGGGTGCTGGTCTGCCACGGCTTCACCGGGCAGCCCGCCTCGGTGAAGCCGTGGGCGCAGGCGCTGGCCGGGCGCGGGTACGCCGTCGAGGTGCCGCGCCTGCCCGGGCACGGCACGACCTGGCAGGACCTCAACGGCTACCGCTGGGAGGACTGGTACGCCGAGGTCCGCGCGGCGCACCGCAGGCTGCTGGAGCGCTGCGACGTCGTGGTGCTGGCCGGGCTGTCGATGGGCGGGGCGCTGGTGCTGCGACTGGCCGCCGACGTGGAGTCCTCCGACCAGGTCGCGGGGGTCGTGGTGGTCAACCCGGCCGTGGCCACCAAGCGCCTCGACGTCAAGCTGCTGCCGGTGCTCAAGCACCTCGTGCCGTCGTTCCGGGGCATCACCGACGACATCAGGAAGCCCGGCGTCACCGAGCACGGCTACCCGCGCGCGCCCCTGAAGGCGGTGCACTCGATGATGCGGGCCTGGCCGGTGCTGGTGGCCGACCTGCCGCGGGTCACCGCGCCCGTGCTCTACGCCCGCTCGGCGGTCGACCACGTGGTCGACGAGTCGTCGGAGCCGCTGATCACCTCGCGGGTCTCCTCACGTGACGTGACGGTGCTGCGGCTGCCCGACAGCTACCACGTGGCCACCCTCGACAACGACCTGCCGCTGCTCGTCGAGGAGACCGCTGCCTTCGTCGCCCGGGTGACCTCGGGCTGAGGCCCACCGCCTACGCTCGAAGGGTGCATCGCGAGGAGGACGACGAGGCCTGGCGCGCGATCGTGGAGAACTTCGGCGAGCGCGCCGAGCTCGACGACCCGGAGGCTGCCTCGGAGACGAGGACCGAGCCCGACCCCGAGCCCGGTCCCGCCGCGGGACCCGACCCGGACCCGGCCCCGGAGCCTGCCCCGGAGCCTGCCCCGGCTCCCCCGCCGGCACCCGCACCCCCGGTCGACGACGAGGACCGCTTCGTGCCCCCCGAGCCGGGCCCGCTGCCGGTGCCCGCCCCCGACCGCGGCATCGCCTGGATCGGGGTCTTCGGGGCCCCGGTGGTGCTGCTGGTCTCACTGCTGGCCGGCATCGACCTGCCGCGCTGGGTCGGGTGGCTGATGGTCGCCTGGTTCGTCGGCGGCTTCGTCTACCTGGTCCACCAGATGCCCCGCGAGCCCCGCGACCCCTGGGACGACGGCTCCCGGGTCTGACCCGGGCCTCCAAGCCCGACCGACAGACCTGGCCGGGCCGGCTCAGCCGCGCGGACGCGCGTG from Nocardioides salarius harbors:
- a CDS encoding MFS transporter, which codes for MSHIRTPVSPAPPLSRRRRWAGLAVLSASLLVVVMDMTILNLALPSITRDLEPGSVELLWMVDAYPLALAGLLVTASVLADRWGRRRMLMGGFAVFALASLGALVVTGPLGLIAVRALLGVGGAMIMPTTLSLVRTLFTDPRERATALGVWGSTAAVGAALGPIAGGVLLEHWSWPAAFLVNVPVMAAALVAAALLLPESRSAEPGVLDPASVVLSVLGMVGFVYAVKQLAEDGLEALPLAALLLALALLVLFARRNLALAHPMLEVRLLGQRSFSAGVLTALATSIAMAALFLLVSQWLQLVQGWSPLQSGLALLPAAVTGVLAGPFAPAVAARTGARAVLVGGLVSGGLGFALIGVLPQPLPYAGVAVGLGLVGLGTASLAVASAVIMSAAPADQAGSAAAIEESSYEIGAVLGVAVLGSLAAAVYRAGLPVGGLDTLSPADAAAARESVGGAVEISVRSGPDGAALLVAAQEAFTEALAVTGLAGGALMLVAALVVARLAPRDLDVSAGH
- a CDS encoding 6-phosphofructokinase, whose amino-acid sequence is MRVGVLTGGGDCPGLNAVIRAVVRRGVRDHGFELIGYRDGWKGPLEGLTMPLGIEECRGILPRGGTILGSSRTNPFAIDDGVERIRANLASDGVDALVAIGGEDTLGVATKLADAGVSVVGVPKTIDNDLSGTDFTFGFDTAVNIATDAIDRLHTTAESHHRVLVVEVMGRHAGWIALHSGMAGGASAILIPEQPFDIDAVCDHVQTRFESEYAPIVVVSEGAVPKDGGDMTLSSGEKDSFGHVRLGGIGDRLAHEIEQRTGKEARAVVLGHIQRGGTPTAFDRWLATRFGLQAADAVADGDFGTMMALRGTRIDRVPLHEGTGELKTVSPAEYAEAEVFFG
- a CDS encoding MFS transporter, whose translation is MPHTTSWAERLGWPSLGDHRRFVTAIAIDAVGSGVFMPVLVLYFLATTDLDLVQVGAALSLASLIALPVGPLLGGVVDRFGAKSVLLAGNALQGLGFVAYLATESFGAVVVWTVVVSLGRTAFWGSYGTIVAAISRPGERERWFGFLGALRNVGFAVGGLAAGLAITVGTPSAYAAIVLVNAASYAAAFVLLLSVPPAASVGHRPEPGSWATVLRDRPYRLLVLGQLTFALAMMVLSVALPVYATTVLGLPGWVTGVVFTLNTVLVGLGQGLVVRAMTGVRRWRVLLLAHVTFVLGYAAMLLAGALPVGLAVVALLLGSVVYTVGELLGGPVHGALSAEAAPEHLRGRYLSLVQLSWNVAATVAPISFAWLLARGEWPIWAALSGVAVVGALVALRLGRVLPLADERVAARADEVMVG
- a CDS encoding DUF1028 domain-containing protein, whose product is MTFSIVARSADGESWGVAVASKFLAVGSAVPAAVAQVGAIATQADANVAFKGLALSHLDEGATAAVALERLLEEDDGRDHRQVGIVDVDGGAATYTGPACLDWAGGRSGEGYALQGNVLAGEEVLEAMERAFLGSDPGAPLGTRLLAALHAGDRAGGDRRGRQSAALLVVRDEAGYGGLDDIEVDLRVDDHTDPVVELARLLDLNELYLTASTEEEQVPVTAELQAELERFAADAGHRDFHAWVGTENYEMRVAPDLSWIDRRILAVVRGGAA
- a CDS encoding FGGY family carbohydrate kinase — its product is MTTCVLAVHAGTTGVAAAAVDAAGTVRARGHHELAQHRPAAGQVEHAPDEIWQAVLGAVRGVLGHVDASGLGSVAITNQRDTVLLWDRETLGSPRPTVAGQDRRTTQVCAALREAGHEARVEELTGQGLEPGRAAPALAWLAEHEPRTWALVEEGRYAVGTVDSYLVARMTRGLEHVTDVSNAARTLLHDLEGGGWSGELCSLFGVPVDALPELVPSWGGAATTDPRAFLGLSLPVAALVADRSAAHLGLGCLDAGDASWDDAASSLLVTTDRRPVRTAQVLTTAAWRSPDGADTFALEVASGVDRSSEWLPGVREAAPELASLRVEDGVDDRLCHDLGERLGLDVRRASAPDATLRGAALLALRPR
- a CDS encoding response regulator transcription factor — its product is MTEVTPLDSESTGSTGSTGSAAALRVMVVDDHPMWRDAVERDLAAAGHQVVAVAATGDEALARFPAARPQVVVLDLQIPGPSGVEVAAEVLRVDPSARVLILSASGEQADVLAAVKAGATGYLVKSASRAELLAAVAAVAAGDPVFTPGLAGLVLGEYRRLSDTPADDPADGHPELTERETEVLRMVAKGWSYKQIAERLVLSHRTVQNHVQNTLRKLQMHNRVELTRWAIERGLDDDE
- a CDS encoding flavin reductase family protein — encoded protein: MTIHDSHPFADPDPDPVRRLRGRLGGAVSLWAAGEGALRDGLTVTSLMLAHGEEPGLLALLDPDADLTGTLLDTGRAVVSLLAWEHRYLADAFAGTAPAPGGPWRLADFEQTGWGPRLLSAPTWAGVELVGRREVGWSLEVTCRLAHVAVGDDDGPGGALGHRRGRYLRLGAGPAPGSGAGSGQGSTPGPA
- the macS gene encoding MacS family sensor histidine kinase yields the protein MAVEDRLFQALAWLRWVVLANTVALNVYRYDNFDRPVLGLGVVASLAVWTVLAGHFYADHARRGWALLGTDLAIAVVALVSSPLVKGPDFNASVPGFWVMTALLAWAVHLRWQGGLVAALVLAGTDLAVRQDVSQAVYGNVFLLLIGGPVVGYMAGSLQQMAVERDRAERAAATAAERTRLARAVHDGVLQVLALVQRRGHELGGQGEELARLAGEQEDVLRGLIRSQDAAGVAGTAGPASAGSAGGLRVLDLASELVALGRRPGVEVAVPAEPVPLDAHAVVELVAAVGACLDNVARHVPAAADGAPPRSWVLLEALPDRVEVSVRDEGPGIPEGRLDEAVAEGRLGVSGSVRGRLDDLGGTATLSTGGLGTEWELVVPR
- a CDS encoding lysophospholipid acyltransferase family protein, which translates into the protein MFYWFLKWVAIGPLLRVVFRPQVEGAEHVPENGPAILASNHLSYADWLFMPLTLSRRVTFVAKAEYFTGTGLKGWLQKTFFSGSGQVPIDRSGADAAAGALLSAKRVLGEGGLFGIYPEGTRSHDGKLYRGKTGVARLALESGVPVVPVAVVGTDVVAPPGKKFGTVTRPVVRFGKPLDFSRYEGLENDRYILRSITDEIMYEIMRLSGQEYVDMYAARAKEESKKADAAAAAQSAGEQKKAS
- a CDS encoding alpha/beta hydrolase → MTPASAPPVHPLAAPLATDPDPSLTGDRRVGVLVCHGFTGQPASVKPWAQALAGRGYAVEVPRLPGHGTTWQDLNGYRWEDWYAEVRAAHRRLLERCDVVVLAGLSMGGALVLRLAADVESSDQVAGVVVVNPAVATKRLDVKLLPVLKHLVPSFRGITDDIRKPGVTEHGYPRAPLKAVHSMMRAWPVLVADLPRVTAPVLYARSAVDHVVDESSEPLITSRVSSRDVTVLRLPDSYHVATLDNDLPLLVEETAAFVARVTSG